One stretch of Diabrotica undecimpunctata isolate CICGRU chromosome 5, icDiaUnde3, whole genome shotgun sequence DNA includes these proteins:
- the LOC140440567 gene encoding uncharacterized protein encodes MFVHTRRSPNGNTIPSWLAESGHVLMKRFDRKNKYQPIVEEVEVIEANPEYCFVKLKDGRETTVSNRHLAPCGRGEGEILDIPGQESVFVEDPHELHSSLNDSSSNTTTQNMQPLADTSTSPPQPDSLLLEEPPMSSEQSLSPPSALPRRSERIRHLPRYLEDYSVGE; translated from the coding sequence ATGTTCGTTCACACACGTCGATCTCCAAATGGGAATACAATACCGTCATGGCTAGCAGAATCTGGGCATGTCTTGATGAAAAGGTTCGATCGGAAGAACAAGTACCAGCCTATCGTAGAGGAAGTGGAGGTAATAGAGGCAAATCCTGAATACTGTTTTGTTAAACTGAAAGACGGACGGGAGACCACAGTGTCTAATCGTCATCTGGCTCCGTGTGGACGAGGTGAAGGGGAAATACTAGATATACCAGGTCAAGAATCAGTGTTCGTAGAAGACCCACATGAGTTACATTCGAGTCTTAATGATTCCTCATCCAATACAACCACGCAAAACATGCAGCCCCTGGCAGATACATCTACATCTCCCCCTCAACCGGATTCATTACTTCTTGAAGAACCCCCAATGAGTTCTGAACAGAGCTTATCGCCTCCTTCAGCACTACCTAGAAGATCTGAAAGAATTCGTCATTTACCACGGTATTTGGAAGATTATAGTGTGGGAGAATGA